The Aspergillus oryzae RIB40 DNA, chromosome 5 genome segment ATAGCCCCCTTCTTGCCCCTCAAACTGAGTCTActtccaacaacaacatccccatcctcatcctcatcctcagcctctCTAACACCCCCCAAGAAGCAACTCCGATTAATCCCTCCGGATTGTCCCCAAGATGAAGCTTCCCGCCTCCCtgattctccttctccttggtgGTGCCATTGCGGCTCCTACTGTAAGTTACTCCTTTCCCTAGTCAACTATATATTATACGGCTATCTAACTCTACTATAGGACCTCGGAGGCAAAGAACCCGAGTACGAAGTCTGCCAGCTCCCCTCGGACCACAAGGGCAAAGTCCATCTCGGCGAAGATGGCGTCCTCCGGGAATTCGACCTCGAGAAAAAGGTCACCGCCTTCTGGCCTCTCAGCCCCAAGCAGATCAAGGAGTTCCATGACCGCTTCCCCAAGGAGGAGCGCGAGAAGCTGCAAAAAGCGTTTGAGGGTGTTGATGGCTGGAATGTGAAGGATATTGAGAAACTTCTCTATCCCGATGAGAAGTACTGGCCTAagtttgaggaggaggaagaggagaagaaggagaagaaagagaaatatcgacgtggagatggaggatggtgggagaaggatgagcatgagaaagagggacatgagaaggaggggcatgagaaggaggaatatgagaaggagggcCATGAAAAGGAGGAtcatgagaaggagaagtgggggaaggaggaggaagaaaaagaaagggagaaacaTGagaatgatg includes the following:
- a CDS encoding uncharacterized protein (predicted protein), translating into MLRPFSLSLLLFLSRSFFSLCAFSFSQFSFPCPSFSFSPSSCFSFSHFSFSSFSYFSCFSFSYFSFSSFSLLLIGIENFSRSSLGKRSWNSLICLGLRGQKAVTFFSRSNSRRTPSSPRWTLPLWSEGSWQTSYSGSLPPRSYSRVR